The following proteins come from a genomic window of Montipora capricornis isolate CH-2021 chromosome 9, ASM3666992v2, whole genome shotgun sequence:
- the LOC138016838 gene encoding interferon-inducible GTPase 5-like translates to MDDFSIEFLDDGWVKIEMKELQREIDESGVSNIEEFLRKRLERWREVEVNIAVTGDSGAGKSSFINAIRELKDDDQGAAEVKVTECTKVPTAYDHPTNPKIKFWDLPGIGTPNYPDLETYVQRVELEKYHAFLIFTATRFTENDRKLAVKIRAMQKKFFFIRTKIDENVRAESRKRSFDENAMLATIRRDCLENLGDLLSQEEDLFLISNHEPNKWDFVRLTAAILDALTRYQRESMTLSLGKAITRSSTEVFQRKVDVLKGRILIVSAASATAALVPIPGLSFAVDAALILKELSLYRSQLGLPEIGSAEFTRLHLATREKVVKVGLTTTAQLSGFLAPYAAEAAVEEVTRYLPFIGLAVASGMSFGATYYALCRLLGAVEQAALCVLREAAEKTAADFELDID, encoded by the exons ATGGATGACTTTTCAATTGAATTTTTGGACGATGGCTGGGTGAAAATCGAAATGAAAGAGCTTCAGCGTGAAATTGATGAGAGTGGAGTTTCAAACATCGAGGAGTTTTTGCGCAAGAGACTCGAAAGATGGCGCGAGGTAGAGGTGAATATTGCAGTAACTGGTGACTCAGGCGCTGGAAAGTCAAGTTTTATCAACGCGATACGAGA ACTCAAAGACGACGATCAAGGAGCAGCAGAAGTTAAAGTTACCGAATGCACTAAAGTGCCGACTGCCTATGATCACCCCACTAACCCAAAGATCAAGTTTTGGGATCTTCCTGGGATAGGCACTCCAAACTACCCTGACCTGGAAACTTACGTCCAGAGAGTAGAACTGGAGAAGTACCATGCCTTTCTCATCTTTACAGCAACGCGATTCACCGAGAACGATCGAAAACTGGCTGTGAAAATCAGAGCGATGCAAAAGAAATTTTTCTTCATCCGCACAAAAATTGACGAAAATGTCAGAGCTGAGTCACGCAAGCGGTCGTTCGATGAAAATGCCATGCTGGCCACAATAAGACGCGACTGTTTGGAAAATCTAGGCGACCTACTCAGTCAGGAAGAAGATTTATTCTTGATAAGCAATCACGAGCCGAACAAGTGGGATTTTGTCCGACTAACCGCAGCTATTCTAGACGCTCTTACCCGATATCAGCGAGAGAGCATGACCTTATCCCTCGGCAAAGCAATTACAAGATCGTCGACGGAAGTTTTTCAGAGAAAAGTTGATGTCCTCAAAGGGCGCATATTGATAGTTTCTGCAGCATCTGCAACCGCCGCCCTCGTTCCTATACCTGGCCTATCTTTTGCCGTTGATGCCGCTTTAATACTAAAGGAGCTCAGCCTTTACAGGTCTCAACTTGGTCTCCCCGAGATAGGGTCCGCCGAATTTACGAGGCTACATCTTGCCACCAGAGAAAAGGTCGTCAAAGTTGGGTTAACCACTACTGCACAGCTAAGCGGGTTTCTGGCGCCTTATGCCGCGGAGGCAGCCGTTGAAGAGGTCACAAGGTACCTTCCTTTTATAGGTTTGGCTGTAGCAAGTGGTATGTCATTTGGAGCAACGTACTATGCCCTATGTAGGCTTTTGGGAGCGGTTGAACAAGCAGCTTTGTGTGTCCTAAGGGAAGCTGCGGAAAAAACAGCTGCCGATTTTGAATTAGACATTGATTAA